A stretch of DNA from Nonlabens ponticola:
ACGGTCACTTTTGGACGTGTTATGATGGTTTTGGTCGCCGTCTTAGGAACCATTCCTGTATTCCTTGATGCCGAGATCCTAAGCGCCACCACCATCAGCGGTACCATGGTTATTGGGCTTACTCCAGTCTTCCTGCTATGGAAAATGAACGCACCTAAAATCAGCTATTTTTTATCGGTCATTTGCGGTCTGGTTTTTGGAATTCTACTCGTGTTTCAATGGTATCCACAAGAGCTTATCTTTACCACTGGAAAGTACGCAGATTTACTATGGCTCAACGTTTACGGCATCGCTATCAGTTTCCTATTATTCCTCATACCATCATGGATAAAAACATCATAGACTTAGGTAAAAAGAGCGGTAAGATGCTCCTTTTTGGTGGTGTTTATAGTAATCTACAAGCGTTGGAGAGCCTAATAGATCTTGCCCAAAAAGAGGGCATTGCACCAGAAAACTGCCTTTGCACAGGTGATATTATCGGTTACTGCGGTCAACCTCAAGAGACGCTCGAGTTGTTCAAAAATTGGGGTGTGCACAGCATTTTGGGCAATGTAGAAATCCAGTTGCGCGATGACGAGGATCACTGCGGCTGCGATTTTACCACAGGCTCTCGATGTGATAATTTTAGTGAGATCTGGTACGCTTTCGCGAAAGCAAACTTACCAACAGCATCCAAACAATATTTTCAATCCTTATCAGACCACATACTTTTTGAGTTCGCTGGTAAGAAGGTAGGCGTCGTACATGGCAGCTATGATCACGTGTCGCAGTTCATATTCAATTCAACGAATTGGTATGAAAAGCAAGCTAGCCTTGATGCTCTCAACGCAGACGTAGTTGTTGCTGGCCACTGCGGTTTGCCTTTTCATGATTCTCAAAATGGTCAATTATGGCTCAATCCAGGTGTCATAGGTATGCCTGCCAATGATGGGACGACAAGAACCTGGGCGATGATTCTAGATGATGCTGATGGTTTAAATTTTGAGCACGTTACTTTGCAGTATGACTTTAATACAGCTGCTGATTTTATGAAAAAGCATCACCTACCGCAGGAATATGCGCACACCCTGAAAACTGGTATTTGGGATAATATGGAAATTTTACCTGATTCAGAAAAGTTGGAGCAAGGCAAGACCATCGAACTTGATGTTCAAAAAGCTGTAGTTTGATGAGAAGTCTTTTAGTTCTTACAGTGATGTTGATATGTTCCGCTTTCGCGAAAGCGCAATCCATAAAATCAGTACTTGAAAAGTATAACCAGCACAGTGTTCCCTACATCACAGTTCAGGAAGTCAAAATGGATTATGAAAACTACGTAATCCTTGATACGCGCAAAAAAGAAGAGTTTGAGGTAAGTCACCTGCCAGGTGCTTATTGGGTGGACGCTAATTTTGATCAGAATAATTTACCAAAATCGTTGAGAGATAATCCTAAGAAGCTTGTAATCGTTTACTGCACGATAGGTGTGCGTAGTGAGGATTTTGGCGAGCGACTTGTTGAGGCTGGTTACAAGAATGTGAGAAACTTATACGGTAGCATTTTCTCTTGGAAAGATGCTGGATATGAATTGGTTGACGACTTAGGTCAACCGACTGATAGCGTACATACTTATTCAAAAACTTGGAGCAAATACCTCAAAACTGGAATTCCTATAAATTAGTCTTATGAACGATCTCAAAATCCCCAAGTGGTTTTGGCAACTTATGATTCTGTGTTGTCTAGTTGGCGCTGGTTTTGCTGGATATTACCTGATAATTGATAAAAACGAAGAAACAGGATACGTATGGTACGTGTTCCTGTTTCTTATGGCTTTATGGTATGCATTGCGACAAATGCGCAAGGCAGATTAATTATTTGATACTCAAATTTTCACTGAAGATTGCTACGGTAGAATTAACAACGTTTCCACCACCATCTGTATTTCCCGTGATACGTTGAAGATATAATTCGATATAATCTCCAGGTTTTAAGGTAACTATAGTGTTAAGCGCTACATTCTGGATATCTGATGGGTTATCGACCCTGAAAATTGAATTTGATTCGGTAACAACTTCGTCGTTTACGGCAACCAAGAAGCCGTAGAACTCGCCAGTTTGATTTACACGTACTGATAACGAGGCATTTAATTGAAAATTTCTGGTTTTGATACCTTCATAGACAAGTCTGTTGTCAGTTGGATAAGCAAATCTGAAAAGATTGTTGGATTCCGTTGTATAGGCTGTTGATGTGCTAGTCAACTTTTTTGGTATGCCAACGTCTGCCGCAGAACAAGTGAAAGCATAGCCGTTAGTAACACCACCATCATAGTAATAGTTACCACTAGCAACATCATCACTCTCCATATTAATACCTGGCGAATCTACCGTCCAGAAATTGCGGAAGTTATATCCTGGATAAGTTCCAGCCCCAACTGCTCTTTCTCCAGCACCTAGAAAAACACATCCTTCTAATACCGCACTACCAGCAAC
This window harbors:
- a CDS encoding metallophosphoesterase family protein; its protein translation is MDKNIIDLGKKSGKMLLFGGVYSNLQALESLIDLAQKEGIAPENCLCTGDIIGYCGQPQETLELFKNWGVHSILGNVEIQLRDDEDHCGCDFTTGSRCDNFSEIWYAFAKANLPTASKQYFQSLSDHILFEFAGKKVGVVHGSYDHVSQFIFNSTNWYEKQASLDALNADVVVAGHCGLPFHDSQNGQLWLNPGVIGMPANDGTTRTWAMILDDADGLNFEHVTLQYDFNTAADFMKKHHLPQEYAHTLKTGIWDNMEILPDSEKLEQGKTIELDVQKAVV
- a CDS encoding rhodanese-like domain-containing protein, with translation MRSLLVLTVMLICSAFAKAQSIKSVLEKYNQHSVPYITVQEVKMDYENYVILDTRKKEEFEVSHLPGAYWVDANFDQNNLPKSLRDNPKKLVIVYCTIGVRSEDFGERLVEAGYKNVRNLYGSIFSWKDAGYELVDDLGQPTDSVHTYSKTWSKYLKTGIPIN